AGGCCTGCCCTGAGCGAAGCCGAAGGGCTCAGGGCGACCGGATCGGGGCCCCGCGGGGCTACGGGTGGGGAACGCGAATGCCGAGGTCGGACCCGAGCGCCAGGAACCGACGCCGTCGGGCACTGTGTTCCTCGCTGAGCCCACCGTCCCCGCAGAGGGAGACGCCGACATCCCCGTGGAGCAGCGACCAGTAGACATTCTGCACGCGCCACAGATCGACGTTGAATGGAAAGAGCTTGATGGCCCGGACGACCGCCGACAGCGAATCTAGAAGCCTGGGGCTCGACGGATCGCGCGCCAACTTTTCCGCGGCTCGGACCGCGCGCTGGCCCGCAAGTTGGCGAAGGCTCGCTTCATCCAGCCCGACGCCTGCGCGTCCGACCGAGGCCAGGATGCCGCGCATTCGCTCCAGATCCGGCTCGTCCCGTTCGAGCTCGCGCCGCAACGCGCTGTTCAGGACGGTCTCAGCGGCCGTCTTCAGGGAGCGCGGAAGCGGAATGCCCAGCTCGTGCACGAGGGCGACGAGCGGCGCGCGGCGCTCGAACACCTGTCGCGCGGCGCTTTCCGTCTCCTCGACAGCCGCCGCCAGCATCGGAGCGAGGATCTCCCGCTGTTCGTCTCGAAACAGCGAGTTGAGCGAGTACCGAACGCCGCCGAAGTGTTTGTCGAGCTGCCGGATTACCTGTGCAAGGTCCGCCTGTTCGAAATCCGCCGTCACCTCCTCGGCCATGGAAGCGAAATCGCCGAGATCGGCGGACCTGCGAACGCCGGCGCTCAGGTTCTGGTCGCCGAAATGCAGGACGCCAAAGGTCACCGAGTCGCTGTCCCAGGTCAGACCAGATGTCACATGCACGCGGCCAACCGCGAGCTTCGCGCTCCCGCGCTGCCGGACTTCATAGTCCTCGACGTCGAAGGCGAAATGGTAGCGCGTCGCGCTGGCGACGGTCGATCGGAATACGGAGCTGATGGCGAAGTGGGCGCCGGCCTCGAGCGGCCCAACGATTGACGGTTTCACCAGCGCGCGGTAGATGTCCGCCCCGTTGCCGCGCTCCGGCACGTTGCTCTTCGCCCCTTCGAGGATCTGACAGAACCGCGGCTCGAGGTCACGATGGAGCACGTCCCGCGCAAGCTGAATGACCCTCCCCGCGTATTCGAGGATCTGGACCGTCTCGATGCCGGAGATGTCATCGAAGAACCAACCACAGCTGGTGTACATCAGCATCGCGTGGCGCTGCATCTCCATAAGGCTCAGAACCTCGCGTCGGTCGTCGGGGCTCAGGACGTGTCGCGCGTGCCGCGCGAAGAACGCCTCGACGCTCGCGCGCGAGCGGTCGAGGATCACCGAGATGTAGTCGTCACGCGCGCTCCACGGGTCGTTCAGGTGGCGACCGGCTCGCTCCTCCCAAGGCCTCGCGACGGCGTCGCGCAGATCGTCGAGCGCCGCGCGAAGCGGCGCTCGCCATCGCTGATTCCATGAACGACCCGAATTGCAGCCGCAATCACCACGCCAGCGCTCGAGGCCGTGGGCGCAGCTCCATGCGGTGTTTTCGCGGATGTCGACTTCGTGGGTGGGAGGGCGCAACGCCAGGTACTCGCCATATACGGTGATGCGGGCCAGCGAATCGCGCGCAATCCGGCGCAGCGCGAAGGCAAGGGCCATCTCACCCCACCGATGGTGGTGACCGTAACTCTCGCCATCCGTGGCGAAGTGGACGAGCCCCGCCGAGGCGCCGTTTTCCCGATAGCCCGCCATGAGACGCTCGGCGAAACGCGCTCCGTCTGCGAGCAGCCCCTCGAAGGCGACACCGTGCGCGATCGCGCCGTCGTAGAAGAACAGGTCGATCGATTTGCCGGACGGGAGGCGGCGGCGGTATGGCATCGTCGGGTCGATCCGCCCACCCTCGACGTCCTGCCACGCGTCCGTGCCGAT
This portion of the Chloroflexota bacterium genome encodes:
- a CDS encoding DUF3536 domain-containing protein yields the protein MDRFVCIHGHFYQPPRENAWLEAVEYQESAAPYHDWNERITAECYGPNAAARILNDEDQIIDIVNNYASMSFNFGPTLMSWMERHAPDVYRAVIAADHESEHRYGGHGCAIAQAYNHMIMPLANAKDRHTQVLWGLRDFQHRFGRAPEGMWLPETAVDDPSLEALAEAGIRFTILSPDQARGVRRIGTDAWQDVEGGRIDPTMPYRRRLPSGKSIDLFFYDGAIAHGVAFEGLLADGARFAERLMAGYRENGASAGLVHFATDGESYGHHHRWGEMALAFALRRIARDSLARITVYGEYLALRPPTHEVDIRENTAWSCAHGLERWRGDCGCNSGRSWNQRWRAPLRAALDDLRDAVARPWEERAGRHLNDPWSARDDYISVILDRSRASVEAFFARHARHVLSPDDRREVLSLMEMQRHAMLMYTSCGWFFDDISGIETVQILEYAGRVIQLARDVLHRDLEPRFCQILEGAKSNVPERGNGADIYRALVKPSIVGPLEAGAHFAISSVFRSTVASATRYHFAFDVEDYEVRQRGSAKLAVGRVHVTSGLTWDSDSVTFGVLHFGDQNLSAGVRRSADLGDFASMAEEVTADFEQADLAQVIRQLDKHFGGVRYSLNSLFRDEQREILAPMLAAAVEETESAARQVFERRAPLVALVHELGIPLPRSLKTAAETVLNSALRRELERDEPDLERMRGILASVGRAGVGLDEASLRQLAGQRAVRAAEKLARDPSSPRLLDSLSAVVRAIKLFPFNVDLWRVQNVYWSLLHGDVGVSLCGDGGLSEEHSARRRRFLALGSDLGIRVPHP